A part of Candidatus Marinimicrobia bacterium CG08_land_8_20_14_0_20_45_22 genomic DNA contains:
- a CDS encoding DUF4432 domain-containing protein — MQLYGKTMTRREIEQCLGRIEQIGGLQHCRLTGGKAEGVEQVQVRTGAGLTFEINVSRGMDIGLAEYCGTSLTWLSPNGIVHPAYWQGESTSWLQTAVGGLVMTCGLTQVGSPCNDDPENLSLHGDAHQLPAELLRCEGEWQGDEYLMTVKGRIRQSRIFGENVTLARTIRSKIGENRIEIDNVVEKGGFSETPFMLLYHFNFGFPLMTGETEIHFPSRKVIARDNEIPVMDCAQWPEPQKNFHERVYYHEDLITENGTATAVIHQPHFPVGNETRPLTVRLIWRTENLPRLVQWKMPGEGVYVLNLEPANCHVEGRVAERNRGTLQMLQPGEVRHYNLAVDINEN, encoded by the coding sequence ATGCAACTGTACGGCAAAACTATGACGCGGCGTGAAATCGAACAATGTCTCGGACGAATCGAACAGATCGGCGGTTTGCAGCATTGCCGTCTGACAGGTGGAAAAGCTGAAGGCGTCGAACAGGTTCAGGTGCGTACCGGCGCCGGTTTGACTTTTGAGATAAATGTCTCGCGTGGAATGGACATCGGGCTGGCGGAATATTGCGGTACCTCGCTGACCTGGCTTTCACCGAACGGTATAGTCCATCCGGCTTACTGGCAGGGTGAATCCACTAGTTGGCTACAAACAGCGGTCGGCGGTCTAGTGATGACCTGCGGTCTGACACAGGTTGGTTCGCCTTGTAATGATGATCCGGAAAATCTGTCTCTCCACGGCGACGCGCATCAATTGCCGGCCGAATTGTTACGCTGCGAAGGAGAATGGCAGGGCGACGAATATCTAATGACGGTCAAAGGTCGCATCCGCCAGAGCCGCATTTTCGGCGAAAATGTAACTCTGGCCCGCACGATCCGCAGCAAAATCGGTGAAAATCGGATCGAGATTGACAACGTTGTCGAAAAAGGCGGATTCTCTGAAACGCCATTCATGCTGCTCTATCACTTTAATTTCGGTTTCCCTCTGATGACCGGCGAAACGGAAATTCATTTTCCGTCACGGAAAGTCATCGCGCGGGATAATGAAATCCCGGTCATGGATTGCGCGCAATGGCCGGAACCGCAAAAGAATTTTCACGAACGGGTCTATTACCATGAAGATTTAATCACTGAAAATGGTACTGCCACGGCAGTCATTCATCAACCACATTTCCCGGTCGGGAATGAGACCCGCCCGCTAACCGTGCGGCTGATCTGGCGGACGGAAAACTTACCGCGCCTTGTGCAGTGGAAAATGCCAGGCGAAGGTGTTTATGTGCTAAACCTCGAGCCGGCCAACTGCCACGTCGAAGGACGCGTTGCCGAACGCAACCGCGGCACTTTACAAATGCTGCAACCAGGTGAAGTGCGGCATTATAATCTGGCTGTGGATATCAATGAGAATTAA
- a CDS encoding carbohydrate kinase family protein: MTANSEIIIAGHVCLDLIPEFPADTNPNLTKPGKLLTIGRVHYSTGGVVSNVGIALHKLGLTPRLIGKVGNDLFGRTIIEYFQSFDAALSQNIIVSGKDSTSYTIVVNPPGRDRTYWHHPGCNDSFGADDIGLPDLYGARLFHFGYPPIMKRMYNNDGAELVEIFRKVKKAGLITSLDMASIDPNSPAEKADWNKILEALLPYVDIFLPSLDEILYMTKAQSLDQLSGTSSTINEQILNTISSNLIKRGAAIVGLKLGSDGFYLRTTLDQWRLASFIQNAASWAGRELLSPCFMVKEMGTTGSGDCTIAGFLAAFLNGLSPSQAINSAVGAGACSIEALDATTGIPD; this comes from the coding sequence TTGACTGCTAACTCTGAAATAATCATCGCCGGGCATGTTTGCTTAGATCTCATTCCGGAATTCCCGGCGGATACCAACCCCAATCTCACCAAACCCGGTAAATTACTGACGATCGGCCGGGTGCATTATTCGACCGGCGGCGTCGTTTCCAACGTCGGGATTGCTCTGCATAAATTGGGTCTCACACCGCGCCTGATTGGTAAAGTCGGCAATGATCTCTTCGGCCGGACTATCATCGAATATTTCCAATCATTCGATGCTGCTTTATCACAAAATATCATCGTTTCTGGTAAGGACAGTACATCCTATACAATCGTCGTGAATCCACCCGGGCGTGATCGAACTTATTGGCATCATCCCGGCTGCAACGATTCTTTCGGGGCGGACGATATCGGTTTGCCGGATTTGTACGGTGCCCGCCTGTTCCATTTCGGTTACCCACCGATCATGAAACGCATGTATAACAATGACGGGGCTGAATTGGTCGAGATCTTTCGTAAGGTCAAAAAGGCCGGTCTGATCACGTCACTGGATATGGCGTCCATCGATCCGAATTCACCTGCCGAGAAAGCCGACTGGAATAAAATCCTTGAGGCGCTTTTGCCGTATGTGGACATTTTTCTACCAAGTTTAGACGAAATTTTATATATGACCAAAGCACAATCTCTTGACCAATTATCCGGTACAAGCAGCACTATTAATGAACAGATCTTGAATACAATTTCCAGCAATTTGATCAAACGGGGCGCGGCGATCGTCGGACTGAAACTCGGCAGTGACGGATTTTATCTGCGAACGACGCTCGACCAATGGCGTCTGGCATCTTTCATTCAAAATGCTGCCTCTTGGGCCGGGCGCGAACTTCTTTCGCCCTGTTTCATGGTCAAAGAGATGGGCACAACCGGTTCGGGCGATTGTACGATTGCCGGTTTCCTAGCAGCTTTTTTGAACGGCCTCTCACCATCCCAAGCTATTAATTCTGCCGTTGGCGCCGGAGCCTGTAGCATCGAAGCCTTGGATGCCACTACCGGCATTCCCGACTAG
- a CDS encoding D-lyxose/D-mannose family sugar isomerase — protein sequence MYDLASEASARVKVAQMLASARIVITNQEVKRMEIVDFGLNQLASQGLEIVVYVNTDRYCAKELVLFPHQTCPEHRHPSHAGQPGKMETFRCRKGKVYLYVSGEPAAKIKAKVPKGSENYYTVFHEIELKPGRQYTIPPDTLHWFQAGREGAVVSEFSSTSHDESDIFTDPHTRRVG from the coding sequence ATGTACGACCTTGCTTCTGAAGCTTCCGCCCGGGTCAAAGTCGCACAGATGCTGGCATCGGCCAGGATCGTCATTACGAATCAAGAAGTTAAGCGGATGGAAATCGTTGATTTTGGTTTAAATCAACTGGCATCGCAGGGGCTGGAAATCGTGGTTTACGTCAATACCGACCGCTATTGCGCCAAGGAACTGGTGCTGTTTCCGCACCAGACCTGCCCGGAACATCGTCATCCGTCCCATGCCGGCCAGCCCGGCAAAATGGAAACCTTCCGCTGTCGCAAGGGAAAAGTTTATCTTTATGTCAGCGGAGAACCGGCGGCCAAGATCAAAGCCAAAGTGCCAAAAGGCAGCGAAAATTATTATACAGTTTTTCATGAAATCGAACTCAAACCCGGCCGCCAGTATACGATTCCGCCGGACACTTTACATTGGTTCCAGGCCGGTCGGGAGGGCGCGGTCGTTTCGGAATTTTCCAGCACCAGCCATGACGAGAGTGACATTTTCACCGATCCACACACCCGGCGCGTAGGCTGA